A region of the Flavobacteriaceae bacterium MAR_2010_188 genome:
AATGATGTGAATTGCTGAAACGTTTCTTAAATCTTTGATACCTGAACTAAGGTCAACTAAGGGAGATGATTTAATTAAAACGGTACTAGCTTTCTCAAAGAAAAGTCGAAGGTTGGCGGTAACATCAGGCTCGCTTTCATTAAATCTAAAAATCTTCCCTTTTGTATCATGTCTTCTAGAGGGATCAATATAAATGGCATCAATTTGTCCTTTTTGGTTTTTTAGAAAGTCTAATCCATTTTGGTTTACGACTTCGATGTTGTCAACTTTAAGAATCTTTAAATTATAAGCGGAAATCTCTGCAAGCTCCTGGTTGATTTCGCAAGCGTAAACTTTCTCAAAAACTTTCGAAAAATAATAATCATCAACTCCAAACCCGGAGGTTAAATCAATCAATACTTTTCCTTGGATAAGTTTAGATTTATATTCTGCCGTTTTTTCTGAAGAGGTTTGCTCGATATTTAACTTATCTGGAAAGTAGATTAAGGGTGCATCATACCAAGTCGGTAGTTTAGATTCGCAACGTTTTTTAGCTTCAATTTGAGAAATAAGCTCACTCAACAAGGGAATGGATTGGAAAGCTTTAGAAAGTAGAATCGCATTTAAATCTGATTCTAAATTTTTATGTATAAAGTCTTGATTATCTTTATTTAATATATCTTTATTCAAACTAATCGTCTAAACCGCTGGTGAGCCTTTTTACAATCTTATAATCATTTAGAAATTCCTTCAAAATTACCTTAATTACCGTGTAGGCAGGCACGGCTATAATCATCCCGATGATACCAAATAAAACACCTGCTATTATAATGACTAAAAAGATTTCAAGCGGATGTGATTTCACGCTCTTTGAAAAGATATAAGGCTGACTGAAGAAATTATCAATCAGCTGTCCAATCATAAATCCAATCATTACCCAAATGGTCTTCGGCAATATGATCGAACTAAAATCCTGACCGATATTACTTGTCATGGTCAATACAATCATAACTCCTGCACTAATGATGGGACCTAGATAAGGTACGATGTTAAGCAACGCACAAAGGAATGCTATTACAATAGCATTTGGGATACCCACGATAAGTAACACAATAGTGTAGATTACGAATAATATTGAAAGTTGTAGAATCAAACCAACAAAGTATCTAGACAACAAATTTTTAATGGTATTTATAGAACGTCTTACCCTGAATTCACTTTCATCTGGCACCAAGGATAAAATAATCGATTGAAACATATTACTATCCTTTAAAAAGAAAAAGGTAATGAACAAAACAGAAAATAGACCCATACTAAAGCTTCCCAAACCGCTAATAACCCCGTTTAAAAAATCAGGAATAAGGCCATAATCTACATTGTCGATAAGGTTAGACTCGAACATAGATTCTTGGAAGTTGAGCTGATCCAAGTTTAAATAGCTCATTACTTGCTCATAG
Encoded here:
- a CDS encoding Predicted PurR-regulated permease PerM; translation: MNSKIIANGILRAVAILLGLFILIYVILELSSVIVYISIAAVLSLIGRPIILFLRRRLKFNKLLAVILTILLMLAVFVGIIGLFIPLIIDQGHNLSLLDIRALEANIQYIYEQVMSYLNLDQLNFQESMFESNLIDNVDYGLIPDFLNGVISGLGSFSMGLFSVLFITFFFLKDSNMFQSIILSLVPDESEFRVRRSINTIKNLLSRYFVGLILQLSILFVIYTIVLLIVGIPNAIVIAFLCALLNIVPYLGPIISAGVMIVLTMTSNIGQDFSSIILPKTIWVMIGFMIGQLIDNFFSQPYIFSKSVKSHPLEIFLVIIIAGVLFGIIGMIIAVPAYTVIKVILKEFLNDYKIVKRLTSGLDD